One part of the Lycorma delicatula isolate Av1 chromosome 7, ASM4794821v1, whole genome shotgun sequence genome encodes these proteins:
- the LOC142327796 gene encoding uncharacterized protein LOC142327796 yields MVKNEKSNNSRRQRKNDNNRHRHSKRVNILKPVNYLLPPKNDYSELTSSEIQPLKTAYKQYRKLLEQHQQELSLTKNLQSDTKNLYKNVAKLNYNNDYKQNISSSRMEQNYRNMNNRYNISPSFILKPPVITFTTSDHIFYVTPKFMQKLQTVSSTVTTTATTPIMFLFKSPTNNHKLHTTTSYDNSNNNNNNNNILPVQENLENYYTTTATTNKNNLIYRTNTIPTVPSDITVTTSDWLISSHPQKYLITSDQNILNRTINTTVTGKIFNNNKFGLKNLSLYYFNNDNYNSEDVKDNYYLPLNYSTTVLPTSTNEYILSKLKQSQIPILEINSMLKKELNYDINKNNNNNSDHYSVNKFTQVPLLSPDVEKAGMKIYKLNDKESEIYLPSTNSKNNSNLYNESNKNFGVRMRWTQIKSVENNKESNNNNNNNNHNNDENYGEDKDLKLSVAETTHYKRPTTLLKKPSQYIPQQTFVLHRHVIPGAAGEDYPTLSRPPINSRFSCKNDGRRYIADVSSGCQVFFMCVGDGPGEAMLCPNGTLFSQDFLVCDWWYNVDCH; encoded by the exons ATGGTGaagaatgaaaaatcaaataatagtagaagacaaagaaaaaatgataataatagacATAGACATAGTAAacgagtaaatattttaaaacctgtaaattatttattacctccAAAAAATGATTACTCTGAACTAACATCCAGTGAAATACAACcattaaaaacagcttataaacaatatagaaaattattagagCAACATCAACAAGAGTTATCGTTAACAAAGAATTTACAATCTGAtacaaaaaatctatataaaaatgtgGCAAAgttgaattataataatgattataaacaaaatatttcttcttctAGAATGGaacaaaattatagaaacatGAATAATAGATATAACATTTCtccatcatttattttaaaaccaccaGTAATTACTTTTACAACATCAgatcatatattttatgttacaccaaaatttatgcaaaaattacaaacagtttCATCAACAGTAACCACAACTGCTACAACACCAATAATGTTTCTATTTAAATCACCGACAAATAATCATAAACTACATACAACAACAAGCTATGATAATtctaacaataacaacaataataataatattctaccagtgcaagaaaatttagaaaattattacactaCCACTGCtactacaaacaaaaataacttaatttatagaACTAATACAATACCAACAGTGCCTTCTGATATAACAGTAACTACATCCGACTGGTTAATATCATCCCAtccccaaaaatatttaataacttcagATCAGAATATTCTTAATAGAACAATAAATACTACTGtaactggaaaaatatttaataataataaatttggattaaaaaatttgtcattatattattttaataatgataattataatagtgAAGatgttaaagataattattacttacCATTGAATTATAGTACTACAGTATTGCCGACTTCcacaaatgaatatattttatcaaaattaaaacaatcgcAAATACCAATACTTGAAAttaattcaatgttaaaaaaagaattaaattatgatataaataaaaataacaataacaattcgGATCATTATAgtgttaataaatttacacaaGTACCATTACTATCACCTGATGTTGAGAAAGcaggaatgaaaatttataaattaaatgataaagaatcggaaatttatttaccttctacaaacagcaaaaataatagtaatttatacaATGAATCTAACAAGAATTTTGGAGTAAGAATGAGGTGGACACAAATTAAAagtgttgaaaataataaagaaagtaataataataataataacaataatcataataatgatgaaaattatggTGAAGAtaaagatttaaagttatcagtTGCTGAAACAACACATTATAAAAGACcaactacattattaaaaaaaccttcacAGTATATTCCTCAGCAAACAT ttgtTTTACATCGCCATGTAATACCTGGAGCTGCAGGAGAGGACTATCCAACATTAAGTAGGCCACCGATCAATTctcgtttttcttgtaaaaatgatGGCCGCAGATATATTGCTGATGTATCATCTGGCTGCCAG